One Hippoglossus stenolepis isolate QCI-W04-F060 chromosome 6, HSTE1.2, whole genome shotgun sequence genomic window, ATTTGAAAGTCTTAAGTTGCCATCCTGAAACCTGTTCACCGCCTTCCGCTTCTTGCACGTTCCACagttttccactgtgttttcagCAAAGGTTGTCATATTTTTCAGCGTAGAAACTTTTCCGTACAAAATGTTCTTTCATCTGAGCTTCAATGAACAAGGCAGTCTGAATTTGTTCTTCTTCCATTGGCCCACAAGAGTTAAGGGGGAGTATTTGAAGTCGCTCTGCCAACTTCTCTTTTAAAAAAGAGGTATTTTCCTCTTGTATTACTACTACTCTTGTATCTTAGAGCAGATGATTCATTTGAGCTTTCTCATTGTCCCCTCCTTTGTTCCATATGGTGTCCCAGCCTGGGAGCTTAAATCACAGTCACTCCTGACACATAGTTTATCCTGTCCTATTAGGGTTTCTTTTTGGCTCGAGCAGGGGGATACAGGACACCTCAGCCGGTATAAGAAATCCTGTCTTTCTTGGAAAGTTTACAGTGTAAACACTCTGGGAACTTAAAGCTGTTGCGTCTTCCTGTGTGAGACCAGTGCTTAGGGAATGCAAAGGGGTTATATAACCCCTCCCCCTCTAAATTTGGATTACGGAGGGCTGACCTGTTGCTGATACAGTAGCATAAGagaaagcaaaaagaaaaacgttGCCCCAGGTTCAGGCGAGGTCTCGGCAGTGTGTCCAAACattcccttcctcttcctccagtgaCAATGTGCCCCCCCTCTGAGCAGAAAAACTCACCCTGAGAGCGAAGGGTCACACTACTGGCTGTGCCgcatgaatacaaaataaaacacatgataTATAGTATATAGATGTTTTTACTTATCTAGAaagtgattggttgattgaggctgataaataaacacactggGTATTCTCCTTGTTTGTTTGCCCCGGAAAACTGTGAAATGCAAAACCTGTGTGTGACTGGGCTTGTCTTTTATCACTAGTCTCCATCGCATACGCTTgcatatatttttcattttctaacttGATTTTGCTCCATGTTTCCACCAATCGTTGCTCCAATCTGAATGACCTCAATGCATCAGTCTTTCAGATTAGCAAGATTAGCTGCATAGTGCTGTATATCATGTACGCAAGCTGTAACGCAATCAGGAGACAGCATTATCTCCCTAATGCTCCTCTCTATCTGCGTCTTATCCCTCTCACCTctgtcactgtctctctctctctctctctctctctctctctctctctctctctctctctctctctctccatcaatGTGTCCTTTTCCCATCCGCCGTCCACAGCATGGCACAAAAAGAGAAGCTCCAATGCTTGAAGGACTTCCATAAGGACACCCTGAAACCTTCGCCGGGGAAGAGCCCGGGCACGCGGCCCGAGGACGAGGCAGAGGGCAAGGTTCCTCAGAGGGAGAAGTGGTCCAGTAAGCTCGACTTTGTCCTGTCTGTGGCCGGAGGCTTTGTCGGATTAGGAAACGTCTGGCGGTTCCCTTACCTTTGCTATAAAAATGGTGGAGGTAAGCAAAAGCTTCACGACAAACGCCAGAGCTAAAAACACGTTGCGATGAAATCACTGCAGCTCTAGGATTACTCAGAGCTGATTCCTGTTTCCCTTCCCCAGGTGCATTTCTCATTCCTTACTTCATCTTCCTGTTTGGGGGCGGCCTGCCTGTCTTCTTCCTGGAGGTCGCACTGGGCCAGTACACTTCTGAAGGAGGCATCACCTGCTGGGGCAAGATCTGCCCCATCTTCACTGGTCAGtccaaacacataaacactgcatagattcacacacagaaatagaGGCTGTTTATCGCAGTATAAATATCCCCTGACAAGATCATCTAATATTCATTGCTGAGTAAAAGCCTCATTTGCTGGAACAAGAATTCAGCCCTGGTTGTCTTCCTGTTTCAGTCCAGTATTCAACAGTCAGATTTTGTGTTGTGCCAAGGCCAACACCCCAGGTAATTAGAACAGTTTTACTTCCTTCGGGTGGTTTATTTTGtgtaaacaacattttacagCAAAATGAAGCAGGAGCTGAACAACGAAAGCACAGAAACATGGACAATCAGGGAGAATGAATGATATAAGTGCTTTTTAACTGCAGCGGTCCGCCTCACGTAGAGGGTTtacaaacatacatgcacacacatgtaaatgaaTATAgataagtataaatatatagattttaaTGCAACgtaattacattaaatataaaaaaatacaaagagcaCATGCTTGAAGGCACCCCATGTCATACAGTCATCTTTGGATGGAAGATCTGGTGTGTGTAATGGTTTTGATGAGGTCTTGGTTACCACGGAAACcaaaagcaataaataaatacataaataagtCAAGTTGCCGAGCAATGGGGACTTATGACGATTATGTGATGGTCTTTGTTGACATGGAGCTGCAGTGTGGAtccacttgttttgttttatattataaatgtcCTCTGTGGCCGTGTTGTCAGGGTGGGGTTCTCTCACCATAAGTTTACTCTAAGACACCCGAGGGCCCATCATTCCTCCGAGGTGCAGCCCCTCTTCTTTTGAGCAACAGCTGTCGCACTGAGCAGCCTCAGCAGCTGCCGTGATGCCTTTACTCATGTTCACATGGGCAACGTTACATGAAAAGGGAGGAAACTGCGCGGTACCGgatctccagcagctgcagatggGCTCAGCTATTCAAGAAATGCTGAGGCTGCTGCCTGTCCATCTGGCGTCTGACACGGGAGTGAAAGTCCACAAGTGGCCACAAAACGGGCGACTCACAAGTCTCCCATTGTTCCTCCCacctccttgtgtttttatcacactgtGAATTCATGACTttacccaacacacacaaacacactgtggactacacacacacacacacgcgcacgcaaGTCCTAGAAATTAGTTGTCTATCTGTTTGCATTCGGTATGTGGGAATGAGGAGGTGGGGGCGATAGAGATGATGAGTTTATAAATACTCTGAAGCAGTGGAAGAGTACCGGGGATTTCTGCGTCCAGATTCATGGCAAAGTCATCTAAAAATAGCCTAACACTAAGAACTTAACAACAGTTGGTAATGTAGTCAGGTAAGTTCATTATGAGTTAGTTGTTAGGAGTTTGCTCAGCAGCCTTATCCCCCATGAGAAGTCAAATTGTTTGAGTTTAAAGAGTAATTTAATAATGTGCTGCATCATAGAGTGCTCTGTATTACACAATGCAACCACACCCATCAGTGATGGCATACTGCACTGACACGCCCAGGAGTATAATTCTTCATCATTGCAGCAAGATGAGAAGTTTCATTTCTACAACAATGCATCACATTACatcttaaatatgaattatgagTCTTGTGCCGCTGGTAGGGACAGTTTAAAGACCAGAGAAAATGTTGTAGACCTTTCCCCTGGAgacattttctgacatgaactcCAGACAATGTCTGGGGAGTGGCTCATGGGCAGATCATGTGAGGCAGGACTTAATCTATAAATTCTGCTtcggagatcatgtgtttttgtttccagcacattgacccttatcaccaaaagatTTTTTTCAGTCTTGCGTCTGTTGCATTCTAGAAACTTCATCAATGTGCCCAACTTGCTGTGAATTGGAAATGGACTTAATCCTGAGTTTTTGTGagggagctggcaggaaaaactccagagCCTCTGACTCTGTGATTTACATTCTCACTTACACCCTCTTAGGATAATTTCTGGAGAATAAAGTTCAGCGCATGtatgaaagcagcttatgtcaTCCCACAAACAAAAGCTcatttgtaaaatgtctttttacCAGAGCAGAAATCAAAATGCTCAGCCGAGTTGGTTGATATAGAGCTAATCCAACCTCTGTTTCTCCCCAGGTATTGGATACGCCTCTGTTGTCATCGTATCTCTCCTGAACGTCTACTACATTGTGATCTTGGCCTGGGGTCTCTACTACCTGTTTCACTGCTTTCAGCCGGAGCTCCCCTGGGCAAAATGCAAGCAGCCCTGGAACACAGAGTTCTGTGTGGAGGACACGGTCCGCAAGAACAAGACCCTTTGGTTGGCAGCCAACATCACCAACTTCACATCCCCCGTCACAGAGTTCTGGGAGTGAGTATTCACGGACGGCACGCCtaacgcacacatgcacacatgagaacatgagaacatgcACGCAACTCACTGCCATCTTATCTTGCTTGCACAGTTTACTTTAGAATATTAAATGTCGGCCAGTttattataaactttatttgtactgCACCTTTCATGTGTTACATGCAAATCAGAGTTTGTCAAACTAAACTGAAATACTAATGTTTTTCATGGCCTTTTTTTACCCATTTGAATTTGATGGTAATTCATCACAACAATTAGGACTAAGTTAGAAGTGTTCATGGTGCATCAAGGCTTCGGCTTCAAAGTTTTTCAGATAATCTTCTTCACATTTAATAGTCCTCAGACTCTGGACAAGTAGCAGAACACCGATGAAAGGCCAAGTTATGTGCCTGTTTCATTTCAACGAATCCTATTCCTTATCCTCTTAATCATTCTCTTGTGTTCATGGTTTAGAGTTACTACATGACTTCTGTCTTTGAgagtgtttaaaaatgtgcaagataacttttttatgtttcaaATCCCACAAACTACCATTAACTGGTGCCTCTGTGTCGTCTGTAGACGCAATGTCCTGAGCATCTCCAATGGGATCGAGGACATTGGACCCATAAAGTGGGACCTGGCCCTGTGTCTCCTGGCAGTTTGGGTTATCTGCTTCTTCTGCATCTGGAAAGGAGTCAAGTCCACTGGGAAAGTGAGTGATGTAGTGTATACTTTACTTATTGTGTTGCCTGGAAGCTGTTTGGCCTTTTACTTTTCTACCCCAACGAGTCGGTGACAAAACCCTGTTGCTCAGAGAACAGCCACAGTTTTAGAAACAAGCTTGATTTAGTTGATCTAGAGACACAAGTCTCAGCGCTGCCCTGGAGGTTGTTTCTTGGCCAGACTTTGTGTCGCTCCTCAGCCCTAAGTGTGTTTCTGTTAGCTGGACAGAAACCGCTgctgtgtctcagtttgtgttctTCTGTACTCATTATTGCTATTGAGCACAAGTGCTTTCACACTGATACATATGATAATATAAAGGACAATGCAAATTCTCAgttgttacatttaaaatggcCAAAAAGGTGAATGCGAAATAATTGACTTTAGAGGTTTTCTGGCTGATTGGATCACAACCCACCCTCAATGCATCTTCAGTGAATTTACACTTGTAGTTTCATGTGGTCAAACTCCTTCTCATTGTAATTTGATCACCAGAAATGCATTGTTCTATTTGGAAAAAATATGAGTAAGAGTCGAGGAAAAAAACTTAGGGAAGTCGTGTTTATTTGGAGGTAGAGCTTATTCCGTTGTATCTCAAGGTTGATGAGTCCTAAGTCTATAACTGTTCTCCTGCATTTTTAGTAACAATTCCTGTGTCCTGTCTAGGTGGTGTACATAACAGCGACTTTCCCATTCGTGATGTTAATTGTGCTGTTGATCCGTGGTGTGACTCTGCCTGGGGCAAGTGAAGGAATCAAATTTTACCTTTACCCCAACTTGACCCGACTCCAAGATCCAGAGGTAAATTTTAaaaccaattttttttattaacatttcTGTCCTCAGGTGTCCTCTTGGAAAAGATGTTTACTTAGTGAGTTGCTGGTAAACTAGATCAAACTTTCAAGCAAAGTTTGAAGCTATAACCTGCAGCCAGTTAGATTatcttagcataaagacagaaagCAACTAACAACATCCACCATCTTCATGAGAGTGATACCAGTCGTCTCAAAACCAagtcctcttcctctgtctcctcaggtGTGGATTGATGCAGGAACCCAGATTTTCTTCTCCTACGCCATTTGCCTGGGAGCCATGACGTCACTGGGGAGCTACAACAAATACAAGTACAACTGCTACAGGTGAGCTGCGTTTCCGCTGGGATGAGTGAGACTGTAGTAGTGACAGCAACTCGTGTCAGAGACGGTTGCgtgaaaagaaaatgggaaCTTCggttccacctgtgttcattAACAACCTCCTCGACATATGTGTGACATAGGGACTGTTTGCTGCTGGGAGGCCTCAACAGCGGAACCAGTTTTGTGTCTGGCTTCGCAATATTTTCCGTCCTGGGCTTCATGGCACAAGAACAAGGGGTGGACATTGCCGATGTGGCAGAGTCAGGTACGAGGGTCGAAGGTGACAGTAGCAGTAACGgtgggtgctgctgctgctgcggaaaagagaaagacagacaattGGAAACCTTATAATAAGCAAAATTTTTAAAATGATggaaaaaatatagatatttaaGTCTCGGAAATCATGATGCTGAAATGTAGAGGTATCGGCAACTGCACActccttgaaaaaaaaaaagccttcaaagaaacaaacatcgAATTGCTCATGTGCTGCGTGTTTAAGCCACAGAACGAACTGTGGTTCTGCTccatcatcattatttacagGCGGTCAATTGCACCCGGTGTCCTCACGTGCCACATCCAACCTGCTTATGTCATGTAGTTTACTTTACGTCTTTTTGACCAGGGGACATTGCTGAGACGATTGGGCACCCTCCTGTATGTACTCTACTGTGTGTGCACTGTTCTGTTAACAAGCTGTGGATCTCCTGAGCGAGGTGGACGCCACCggttctgcttctgcttctcaTGTGGACTTTGAAGGAGATGCGTCTTATTTCAGCATGCctgctcttttcttttaaaatcaaacttttgCTATCTGTAAGACTGCAACTTGAATATAATGATGTGAAACCAGTGACAATGACGGTGTTTCTGTGATGGACATAGTCGTACATGTATGTAGATTCTGTGTGCGACATAAACACATAGATTGTACATACGTATTCCTTTATATatgaaatcacagaaactatttatttgaattgtatTGCTAAACTCCTCAATTGAGGCATTAGTCTATGTGATTGTTGACTTTGTGTCTCTTGCTTTAATATAACCTGTTAAACCAGTTCATGGTTTTGCTAAAATCTTCAACTGCATTATTTAGATTAGATTATTTCAGAATCCCCTTGATTGCACAGAGTTAGCACCAGTACAACACAATACAGTTTAACATCTTACAGACAGTAGCAAttgcatatataaatatatataaagattatCTAATGTAAAGAATGGATGATACACCAGCGCAGGAACAAAATGATGTAGCTGTGACATGTGCAGAACAATACGTAAAATGTAATGCATCAAAAGAGCCTAATAAATAGTGTTCTGCTTATTTTATGGATAATACTGTCGGCAGGTATCCAGTATGTCGTGAGTAAAAGAGTAGACAATGTAGTTGTTTATATCTGTCCTGCAGCTACGTACACGCAAGACGACTGTAGAGTGGGAAAACCCTGTAACCAAAAAATCAACACTCAATCCAGTTAAATTTATCTTACCTCAATTGATGGCCAAATTAGATCGCATTTCCTGTCAGCGTCTCTAGCTCAGCTCAGCctttacattattttttcagATCCCCTTACCGTATGTCGTCCAAGCTGAAATCAGATAGAAATGTTAATTCTGTCCTCTGCCCCCTTCTCCCCATCCCCACTCTGTTCTGCTTCCAGGTCCCGGCTTGGCCTTCATCGCCTACCCCAAAGCTGTGTCAATGATGCCGATGCCAACCCTCTGGGCCGTCCTCTTCTTtatcatgctgctgctgctgggcctTGACAGCCAGGTCGGTATGTTCACAATCAATCTGCTGTCAGCTTTATGCAGGGTAGCTGTTTGGTATAGGTTAGATGGCTCCTGCCAAACCCTCAAtgtgtaaaacacatttagtgTCCCTCTGATCCATATCTAATGTCTTGAAGAGATCAGATATCTGACAGCCAAGTAATGCAGCCACAAAGACTTTTTACGGCCATGCTCTGTGTAAGGTCTAAGGCCCCTTCTCGTGCTCTGTAAAGCCACGAATTAAGTTTTTAGAAGCTGTTTGTCAAACATTTAGTCAGAAGGAGTCATCATTATAGCTCGCAAGCCATTATCTGGCTATGATAGGAGGCAGAGCTTTGATTGATACGAGATAATCTAAGTAGACAAAACCCAAGTGTGCACCAGAGTGATTATTTGGCTGTATCACATTTCCTGCATCCATGTGTAATTCTAGTCTTGTGCTAACTCAGTCCTGCAAATGGCCGGCTACTCATCTCAGCCAAATGCAAGATCAGGCCAATGCTCTAAATTTGAGCCTATGTAAATAGTCAAGCAAGTGCAGCTATTTAGAAATGTTGCCAGTGACGgcatgtgagcgtgtgtgtgtgtgtgtgtgtgtgtgtgtgtgtgtgtgtgtgtgtgtgtgtgtgtgtgtgtgtgtgtgtgtgtgtgtgtgtgtgtgtgtgtgtgtgtgtgtgtgtgtgtgtgtgtgtgtgtgtgtgtgtgtgtgtgtgtgtgtgcgtgtgcgtgggtGCTTTGCTCAACCATAAATTTCATGCAGATTTGTAGCCCTGAATGCTACATATTGTTAAcatggctcacacacacacatgccactgTTATGTAAGGGGTTTTTGTTTGGTCCTCATGCAACAAAGAGGGCCTGCCCTCGGAGCATAAAGCCACTGCACATTGATAAATGGGAGCAAATTCATAATGTTATGACATTATGTAGCTTATGAGGAGgcacagcagagacacagacggtgattcactgttgttttgtttctgttgtatcttggtatataaataacataaacCAGTGTTACAGATATAAGTCTTATTTACAAGATCTCATTTTTAGAGCTCTGAATAAAAAGAGACACTGGTTGTTTAGTTATTCTTTTGTCCTCTGAGAAGTAACCAGTTGCTTTTGCCTCCACAGTTTGTCGAAGTGGAAGGACAGATCACCTCTATTGTGGATCTGTATCCATCAGTCCTCAGGAAGGGTTACCGACGGGAGATCTTTATAGCTGTGATGTGTTTCATGAGCTATCTCCTGGGACTCGCCATGGTAACCAAAGTAAGTTCACCAGCGGGCTCCTCGCTgagcttcctctgctgctcgACCGTGtttagaaaaggaaaagagaccCTGTGCATTCGGCTCTACAGTAGAGATAACAGACTTTCCACTTGCTCGCCGGCCGCTGCGCGTTTGCGACCAAATATGGCTCCCTGCGGCGTTCACCACTCGCGTCCTGTGTGTCTGAATGGAGCGAGCTGGAATGCCGTTTTCCGTTTAGCAGTTAACCGTGTTTCAATGACGTCGCAGCACCTGTTGAACTCTGCCTCTATTGGTCAAGTGCCAGCATCCTTGTACACTGCTTTCAACACCCCCCGCCTGCCCCCTCTGCTTCAATGTCCCCATCTATCTCTGtgattctctttctctccatacACACCAGAAGGATAATTGAtgctcttttctgtcttttcctcttccaGGGTGGCATGTATGTGTTTCAACTCTTTGATTACTATGCAGCCAGTGGTGTGTGCCTTTTGTGGGTTGCATTCTTTGAATGCATTGCTGTAGCCTGGGTTTATGGTAAGTGGAAACAACTCTATGTGATAGATTTCTGTCgtgcgtgtttttttttttttaagtaattacAGTGAGTTGAAGTAAAGCACAAATGAGTTGTATGGGGGTAATCAAAGGTGTCCATTGGGGTTCAGCACTAAATAAGTTTAACTGCCTGCAGGGGTGTGACGAGTGGGGTGGTAGTCCTGGGGTGTGATTGGATAGCCGTGGTTCTCTCCCCTCACATTACACCCATCATCATGAAGGAAGAACATTGAGTCTAATTAGAAAAACCCTTATTTAAACTAAATCAAGCCTTCCAGTAATAAACTACTGAGATCAACATCTAATTCtttcaataacaataaatcatCATCTGACATCATTCAGCAACCACAGTATAGTGTACACACTGAAAGGCCCTATTAttccaaaatgttttccacCAACTGCCTGTGTTAATGACACTGTGGTTAAATCATGCACAACAGTAGCCCCTCTCACTTTTTGGTTGGGTGTGTTCTACACTATTAGTTCCCAACTTGAGGGTTGGGATCCCTCGAGGGAGCATAAGATAAGATCTAAGGAAGTGAAAGATTTCTTACTGTGAGAGTACTACATGCACATTTTCTGCCAAAGTGAGAGTAGCTTTTGGATATTTTTACATATCAAATTCATGTATTTTGGTtactctctctgttcttctcaCGTGTTTGAAGTGTAGgcatatttgtctttattcccAGGCCCTTGTCAATCAAATCTGCTTGAtttgctttttaaacaaatttagTGCATTTACACAAAATTAAAGGCTAAACAAAATAGAGGATTTTCTCCTTTAAAGACAGTaaagcgcatacctctgccaaggccctaCAGTCTCCTTGAATTCATTACactacatttcatttagctgacgcttttatccaaagcgacttacaataagtgcattcaaccatgagggtacaaacccagaacaattAAGCCTCACTAAATTACACACACGTAGAAATCTGTTCCCTAAATTTGGCTGATTTCTTTTATCAAGATCAAAAAATGATTCCCTGGTAAATCaggtaaaatgtcagaaaacattgAGTTCAAGAAAACTTTGTCCGGATCCATAGCAAAATTTAACGGGTCGTACCCTGGCCCATTCTTCCTTttaagtttcaagaaaatcggtTGGGTATTTTTCTTTGCTGAAAGACAGAccaacaacaatgaaaacattgtcTCATTGGTAGTGATAACAACATAATGTTAACATGTCCAAACAGGCTTTATCAGGGACATCAGCCACGTGTAAAACACAGCACACTCCCCAGTCAacaaagcaataaaacacattattatcGCAATCAACACAGGAAGCATCAATATTGACCTAGTATCCTAGTTTTAACTGATAGAGCTCAGACAGTTTATCTTATATTGGGACATGGCCCAGTTGAAATATATGCTGCAATTTATGGCGGACAATAGAGATAAAGTGTTCATAAATGTTCTAATTTCCATAGGTAGTTATAAAGGTTGTTCTGTAACAGCAAACAATAGCACGAGTACAGTACAGTGATGATAACCTATCTTATAATATTCATTATACTGACACACTTTGATTCTGTGAGGTctcatgtttttgtgtctttgtgtctgacAGGAGTCGATAATTTCTACGACGCAGTTGAGGATATGATTGGCTACAGACCAAACCCATGGATGAAATGGAGCTGGACCGTAATCACTCCTGTCCTGTGCATGGTGAGAGATCAGAGTCGGCCTATTGTGTCAGAGGGATCAGAGATACTGTTGTTGATGACAAGTGACAAATGTCGACGGTACCTTCAAGGTCACAGGGAGCTGTGCAACTGAAGAACTAAAAGCAGCGTGTGTTTGATTCCTACAGGGCTGCTTTATCTTCTCACTGGTGAAGTACAAGCCCCTGAAGTATAACAAGGTGTATGAGTACCCTGACTGGGCCATCGGTGTGGGCTGGTGCTTGGCCCTGTCTTCCATGATCTGCATCCCATTGGTGATGGTCATCAAGATCTTGCAGTCTGAGGGACCCCTGATCGAGGTTAGCCGACACAACCCTttttttgggaaatatgctcTTTATATTTGCTCTGTTGTCTAGAATTAGATGAGATGATCAATGACTTAGCGAAAACAACTGTGTTTCCAGGGGAACCAAAAAAGTgctgaacctggctgtagttcaatgctttgaaGTTATTGAGGTCTGCTActtgtcagtggtgatggaaccTCACAAAGCACTTAACTAAAGGCAGGTTCATCACTTCTTTGGGTCCCTCGGAAACATTTCCGTTGACAATTTCGCAATTTGCAGTGCTATTCTATATTTGCATGCGTtgtatgtgttttcttaatttgcagtacgttgagctctctcggccactgAATTCCCCCTTAGTGACTTTAACCAGCACTATAATGAATGTAACCGCAGCACTTCCAAAAGCAATGGGAGGCTGCTTTAGTGTCAGACGTTAATTTGGGATAACATTACTCAACATCTGGTGTGCACAGAAATATCATTGAATGAAGGGGACAGAGCTCAGTGAAAGGAAACAGTTGGTAGGGAGTCAGGTCAACCTGTCTTCTATGCAAACAGATAAGAACACATTTTTGAGCTGAAACATTTGGTGATTCATAGACTTGCAAACACAGACGGGACTGTACAAAGTAGCAGGTTGAATATTTCTATTACACCAATTTATAATTATTTGACAGCAAAATATTTCAGTCTTGCTTGGTCAATGTTGTCAGTCTGCATGCTAATAAGTCGCTATGCTAACACCATGGGTCACCTATCATAAGGTTGCCAGGCAGCCAGGCAAACTTTTACTCCCCGTGTCTctttttatgctaagctaatctgCTGCTAGCTGTAGCTTCCCATTTAGCATACTAACGAGTGTGGTATCGATTTTCTCATGTTACTTGGCAATGCATGCTACTTTAGCATCTAGCAACCAGGCTAGCTGGTTACTCCTGCTTCCCGTTTCtatgctaagctatgctaagctatgctaatCTGCAGGTGGCTACAGATAGGAAAGTGGTATCAATCGACGTCTTGgcaaaagaaagaggaacataTTCTCTTATTGAAatattatttcaataaaatgCTAACATGACGTTAGTTATGAATCGTTGACACAGAATTGATATAAGTTCAATTACGATGTCGGACATTTAAAACGGCTTTGAGCCCTGAACCGCCCCTTGTATAACACTGGTTACTGATGACTGTCTAACCTCTGATCTCCTTCCCTCAGAGGATAAAAGCAGTGGCAGCCCCGGCGAAGTCCGGTGTGAGCTCTCGCCCAAAAGAGTACAACGTGAAGGGCAGCGAGCTGACACAGCCCCTGGACCCAAACGGGAACAATGGCTTGATCAAGCCCACCCACACCATTGTAGAAACAATGATGTGAGCGCTCTCTGTGAGAGGAATACGATTGTTGTGCTTTCTGCTATATCATATTTGCTAACTTTGATCATGGTAGGTTTACATTGTCCATATATTCACTTTAGAGAAACTCCGGATTGATTTCTATGGAgagttattattgttgtttttatttttattttttactataTCAATATTGTTGATGTTACACTTGTCGCTGTAGTTGGCACTGATCTCAGTTTAGGCAGTATTTTGAGGTA contains:
- the LOC118110542 gene encoding sodium- and chloride-dependent taurine transporter; amino-acid sequence: MKEIMAQKEKLQCLKDFHKDTLKPSPGKSPGTRPEDEAEGKVPQREKWSSKLDFVLSVAGGFVGLGNVWRFPYLCYKNGGGAFLIPYFIFLFGGGLPVFFLEVALGQYTSEGGITCWGKICPIFTGIGYASVVIVSLLNVYYIVILAWGLYYLFHCFQPELPWAKCKQPWNTEFCVEDTVRKNKTLWLAANITNFTSPVTEFWERNVLSISNGIEDIGPIKWDLALCLLAVWVICFFCIWKGVKSTGKVVYITATFPFVMLIVLLIRGVTLPGASEGIKFYLYPNLTRLQDPEVWIDAGTQIFFSYAICLGAMTSLGSYNKYKYNCYRDCLLLGGLNSGTSFVSGFAIFSVLGFMAQEQGVDIADVAESGPGLAFIAYPKAVSMMPMPTLWAVLFFIMLLLLGLDSQFVEVEGQITSIVDLYPSVLRKGYRREIFIAVMCFMSYLLGLAMVTKGGMYVFQLFDYYAASGVCLLWVAFFECIAVAWVYGVDNFYDAVEDMIGYRPNPWMKWSWTVITPVLCMGCFIFSLVKYKPLKYNKVYEYPDWAIGVGWCLALSSMICIPLVMVIKILQSEGPLIERIKAVAAPAKSGVSSRPKEYNVKGSELTQPLDPNGNNGLIKPTHTIVETMM